Proteins encoded together in one uncultured Desulfosarcina sp. window:
- a CDS encoding FHA domain-containing protein: MALLVLVHEGLTLKRIPLDKPEIQIGRKTDSDVFIDDMLASQKHARIEVLSNPEAPGGKDHFIQDLESTNQTFVNGQPIERHKLSHGDLIRIGKHNFKFIDETGDPGDKTAKLKKSWIPGVYYTEE, translated from the coding sequence ATGGCCCTGCTTGTTCTGGTCCACGAAGGATTGACCCTGAAACGCATACCGCTGGACAAGCCCGAAATTCAGATCGGGCGCAAAACGGACAGCGACGTTTTCATCGACGACATGCTGGCCAGCCAGAAGCATGCCCGCATCGAAGTCCTCTCCAATCCAGAGGCCCCCGGCGGAAAGGATCACTTCATCCAGGATCTGGAAAGCACCAACCAGACCTTTGTCAACGGGCAGCCCATCGAACGCCACAAGCTGTCTCACGGCGATCTCATCCGCATCGGCAAGCACAACTTCAAATTTATCGACGAAACGGGCGACCCGGGAGACAAGACGGCCAAGCTGAAGAAAAGCTGGATTCCGGGCGTCTACTATACTGAGGAGTGA